The genome window CTACAGATCAAATGATTCTACAGCTTGCAGAAGGGGAAAAAAGAACACCCCATCAGCCAAAAATGAATCCTCCACACCCCATTACCTAGAAGGTTTATACTCTAATGTATAAGAATCATTTTTCCCTTTCAAGATattataacaaaaaagaaaagaaaagaaaaaagttaaagaaaaagaaaagctgCTAAGAGAGCCAAAATTTTTCACTCCTGACCCTACAATAAAGCGATCACAAgttgagaaataaaatattgaggATCGCATAAATTACCCACAATTATGAAGTAGCATGTTTCAACTTGTGACACAATCTTGAAGGTATGGGTGGCTCTGATTTACATACCGTTCCCATAGAGGCTTGTACCTGCCAATAGCCAATTTCAGCCATGGCTTCATGTTTCCATTGAAGTGAATCACTGCAGCAGTCTCAATCAGACGGTTGTCAATGTTCAGATCATAACCCAATCCTAGCACATGCCATCTTCGATCAAGTGGTTCTGTTAGTCCATAAAAGGTCAAAAGACCAGCAGGAAGGATGCCCATCTTCCATAGTGTCTGGTCAGCATTCTGACCCTGCCAGAAATGATACCTTGCAGTCACATTCGCTTTTCTCCATCCAATCAAATCAAAAACATTCATACCAAATGCCCATCCACAAGCCTGTGGGTCAAACTTTGAGCTGATGATTGTGTTTGAGAAATTGAGATACTTGTAATAACGATGAAATGCTTCAAGACAAGTTTCCACAGCTCCATTCACATTTCCATGCAAATCCAATGAAAAAAGTGAGGTCAAATCCTTCTGGACAACAACATCATCATCAAGGAAAACAACTTTCTCCAGCTGTGGATAAATCTCTGGGATGTAAAATCGTAGGTGattcaacaaatatatatactttGGGTTTCGAAACTTTGGTTCAACCTCCAAATCTTCAGACCCCTTAAAATAATATTCTCGTGAATCTGCATCAAGAAGCTGTTTCATAACTGGAGCATAAGAAGCATTCAACCAAGAGAACTCCTCAATGTTCTGTACTTCAATCGTGGACCCTTTGAAGTCGTTACTGAGGAACCAAGCTTGCATTGCTCCATAGTTGATTCCATTTGTGACAATATGGAAGACAAGCTGCTTTGGATGATCAGCATTGGATATAGTAGAGTTGATAACTACAGAGACAGCCAGAAGATTATCTGAAAATATGCAGAAATGATAGAGATTGTTGTCTACGAGTCGGGGAGAGTTTCCCTTCTCTTCTGCAAGGTCTTGCAGGGATGACTTCCTGAGCCAATCAGTTGTGAGTTTAACATTTAGGCAGTGGAGGCTCTTAGGTAGTGCCTCAGCTGTCAATTGCCCAAACACTGTGCTCTGAATTGTCGCTGCCTTTGCACGCTCTTCAAGGGCTTGAATATGGGATTTCATTGTCATTATTGTGGTAGCAACATCATAATGGGCATCTTGCGCCTTAAAGATTAGAGCAGATAGACTTTTAATAATGGGCTCTGCTTCCTCCAATGTGATGGGTTCCTCTCTCATGGCAGCTTTTGAGAGCAAAAGCTGGCAACTTCTAATCTTTGAGCTGAACTCCCAAGCAAGCTGAAGGTTATTGTGCTCTTTTGCGATAATGACATAAGCCTTGGCAAGTGATATTTGCTCAGCCAGTTGCCTGGCCAATGAGGTAGCACTTAATATTTCTTCAGTAAAATTTAAACCCTTGTATGAAATGTGTTCACTTTTTGCATTTTTCTCctgaagaagaggaaaaatcaAAGTAAGTGGACCGTATCATACATCAACTGTCATATTCAGTCTctaaagaaaagaatattatcACAAATTCAAGGTAATTTTAAGATCCTGCAGGTCTATTCAAAGGGTACAGAGACATAAGAAGCACAAAGAGGTTCAGTAAGTTCAAAAGCAAATAAATCTGATAACATAATGATTTtcagtaaaataaatttgattgtaTCCCTAACTGCTAGCAAATAAGTACTTCTCATATGGAGATCAGAAAAAAACTGTCCAGATCTCAGTTTGAAAATTATCAGGATGACCATGGTAGCCAGTCTTGGTCACCCTgaatttcctcatttttttgtCCTAGAGTAATTAAAACAGATCAATTCATGCTCTCAAGTTCCAATGAACTAATTATTTATATTGGTCAGCACCCCAGAATTTTATTATGATTCAATGCCTTAATGTTCGTTATAGAACTGGCTCCTTTCCTCTGAAACACACAAAAATATCTAGAAAAAACCCATGCCAAGAGAATTCAACAAAAGCTGTTTTTGATTCAGGCACCTGGAACTCACATATCGATTctcaaatcatttaaaaaggaaaaacaaaggagCGTTCCAACTGAAAACATAAGGAAACCTTTGATCTGGAACATATGAAATTAAATCCTGCCACTTGGATGAGtcttcataatttaaattcttcttG of Vitis vinifera cultivar Pinot Noir 40024 chromosome 17, ASM3070453v1 contains these proteins:
- the LOC100262181 gene encoding hexosyltransferase GAUT11, with the protein product MRRRPADYRRPVRRRFSYWIWALLGLFSVAGLVLFMVQHNYHEDRVEQPTLEKNAKSEHISYKGLNFTEEILSATSLARQLAEQISLAKAYVIIAKEHNNLQLAWEFSSKIRSCQLLLSKAAMREEPITLEEAEPIIKSLSALIFKAQDAHYDVATTIMTMKSHIQALEERAKAATIQSTVFGQLTAEALPKSLHCLNVKLTTDWLRKSSLQDLAEEKGNSPRLVDNNLYHFCIFSDNLLAVSVVINSTISNADHPKQLVFHIVTNGINYGAMQAWFLSNDFKGSTIEVQNIEEFSWLNASYAPVMKQLLDADSREYYFKGSEDLEVEPKFRNPKYIYLLNHLRFYIPEIYPQLEKVVFLDDDVVVQKDLTSLFSLDLHGNVNGAVETCLEAFHRYYKYLNFSNTIISSKFDPQACGWAFGMNVFDLIGWRKANVTARYHFWQGQNADQTLWKMGILPAGLLTFYGLTEPLDRRWHVLGLGYDLNIDNRLIETAAVIHFNGNMKPWLKLAIGRYKPLWERYVNQSHPYLQDCVTS